From the Scomber japonicus isolate fScoJap1 chromosome 8, fScoJap1.pri, whole genome shotgun sequence genome, the window TAAACATAGACGGCAACTATTCCAACCCAAACATGGCCAGCAAATTTGGTAAGTCACAGTACAATTATTTTATGTTGGTGTATAACTGTCATCACTGCTGAATCAGACCATATGATAGTCTACATACAACTATAACACTGCTAAAGACATAAATGTGATATTAgtgtattattatgttatcaACTTCAGTTATTACACTAGTAAAGGTTGTTTTTAACCAAACCAATAACATTTGAACTTATTGTATTTTTGGCAAAAACTTGTGACATTATTAGTTCAGAAATGTTATTACGTTTTTGGTAAGTTATTACGTCATCTgcttattacattattggctgcTAGATGATGTAACAGAAACAAACTCGTCCTCATAAGAAGGAATGACAGTGCAGGTCTAAAATTCAAGCCAACAAAAACGACTTTAAACGGTTTAATGAACTGTTGCCTCTTCCTGTAAATGGTCATGGATAGATCATGGAGAGCCAGCCAAAGAAGTTTAAGAGTGAATTTGTGAATCTTGGAAATATTCTGCAAAAAGGTTGTTTCAAACCCATTTCTCAAACTGCAATAACTGTTGGTTTGTAGAagacattcatttattcacaaTCCCCCAGCTCCTCATTTGTCTCTCAGTGcagatgaatacatttttcttttcttacataCATGTTTAAGTTGCAAAGTACAAAGTACTTctgaaaatgtactttttttttaacacattttacacattctTCTACACAGGATCTGACATAACCAATAATGAGGAGCTGAGGATAGTGATGGTGGGGAAGACTGGAATTGGAAAGAGTTCCTCTGGAAACACCATCCTGGGAAGAGAATGCTTTGAATCAAAGTTCAGTCCTACGTCTATGACTACAGACTGTTCTAAGGGCAGAGGTGAGGTGTTTGGACAACAGGTTGCTGTTATTGACACCCCAGGCCTGTTTGACACGAGGTTTGacaaggaaaaaacaaagaaagaccTAAGCCAGTGCATCTCTTATGCTGCTCCTGGACCCCATGTCTTCCTGGTGGTCATCAGACTGGGAAGAttcactgaagaagaaaagcagacgGTGCAGAAGATTCAAGAAATCTTTGGCCAGGCTGCAGACAAATACAGCATGGTGCTCTTTACTGGTGGTGATGAACTAGATACCACTATTGAGAAGTTCTTGCGTGAAAGTCCAGACCTGCAGGAACTTGTAGCCAGATGTAACGGCCAGTACCATGTCTTCAATAATAAACTGAAGGATGAAGCTCAGGTCTGTGAGCTGCTCCAGAAGATCAGAGCTATAGTCCAGGAGAACGGAGGAAGCCACTACACCAACGAGATGTTCCAAGAGGCTGAGAGGGCAGTCGAAAAGGAGAAACAACGCATCctcaaacagaaagaagaacaaaTACGCAGAGAACAAGAAAAACTGGAGGCGAAATTACAGGAAAAAtatgaaagagagatgaaggaaataAATGCCCGACtccaggctgagagagagagggagatgaaggagaacaagaaggagagggaggagatgatgaaaaagtggaagaaccttgagaaagagagggatagggagaggaaggagacagaggcacagaaaaagaaagacagagaggatcaTGAAAAGGCGCTGGCAAACATGAAGAAACGGCATGAAGAAGAGctcaaaaaggaaaaacaaaagatacAGGAAAGACATGAAAATGATGCCAGACAGGAGGCTGAGAGCATGAATCCTTttctaaatttttttttaaatgtctgtgaAATAGTAGTAGGAATTTTTAACACGGTAAGAATCGGTGTTCCCATATGCAGGTAGTTCATCTAGAGAGGACACCTCCAGAAGTCCCTACACACTTATTGATCTAAATGAATGATTACATTTCATTGTATTTGGTGAGGTAGCTACTGTAGATTAGTTGGGCTCTcatatcttcttttcctcttcacaTGTATGTTTGAAAATGGTCTTAATGAGTCTTTACAATTCATAGtaataaatgctttaaatggtgttacattttcatttaactgTACTCACCTCTGGTGGGTGATTACTTTTGATGTGGTGTCACCTAGTGGGTAAATTAATATTTCCATCAGTATCTATTGATTtcttctatatatatatatatatgtatatatatatatatatatatatatatatatatatatatataatgtatgatCATTCTGGTTTACTTGTTTGTATTATAACTTTTCTTTGATTCACGAAAGAAGAAGCTTGACAGAAGTTATTGAGGAAAGACAAAGGTTGAGGGAAAGCTATGAAAAGTCAGCTAGACTTCATGCTGAAACATATGATCcatttttagtttgaaagaGTCATTTGATGGAGTTTAATTACAGTTTGTATCTTctactgtatgcatgtatgtctgATGAGTTCAGATATATTTTccttaataaaaatgaaaacatgtcaaCCATTGAATAAGACCAGACTGGACATATTTTGCATATTATGACTGATACAATTGAACAAAGTGAAAATCTGTTTAATACGTAATCTTGCTTATACTGTATGATAAGTAACTTCTACACATGTTCTCCTTTTGTCTGGATAATGAGACACTGTCCTGTGTAGATTAGTTTTATTACCTAAAGCAGTACAGCTCAGCAAGGTTGAATCTCTCATATCATGGTCACACAAAACACGGATACCCCAGTTCAGATTTCTACAAAATCGCACAATATCATCCAACGCATTCAATAACAGCAGAATCTCGCCATGTCTCAACCCAAACATGAAGTAGGACTTGATCAAATCCTGTAAATGAGCCATATTCCTCAATGAATACGTTCTCCACACAGCGTTTCCTCATGCCCACAACGTGAAACATGTatgttatcatgttataacgtgaaaagTTTTGTTAAGTTTTACATGATCAGTGATACTCTAATATGGTGTCTTTTTCAGCAACAACTAATCTAACGCGTTACTATTTCCAAACCAGTAGTCAGATTACATTTTCTTAAATCCAAGTCACTGTGGGTtactattttttgtcattttccttaGTAAAAAGATattatttgatttcttcttGCGGCGCGGAGAGTGACGTCACATTTTCAGCATGAGGACAACTCACGTGTGAGACACAAACGTAAACAAcaatggaggagggagagggaagcgCGCTTTCAACTTGGAAATACAGTCATTATTTAGAGTTCCTGTCTGTTAAAGATAACAACATAAAGGTTCGTTGTACACTCTGTGCTGGAGACAAAGTATTATCTAGCTTCAAAAACACAACGTCACATTTGAAGAAACATTTGGACAGTCAAACTGACGGAGAAAGTCCCACCAGGTGGTGCAAAGGAGAGAGCTGTGACTAATGCAGGAGGACCCCCACCACCCAAACAACAAAAGCTGGACTTTGGTGCAAAACCGGTAAGTGGGGAAGAGTTAAAGAAGTTGGTCGGGCAGTATGTTGTAGAGGAAATGCTGCCCTTAAACACAGTTGACTCGCCCTCGTTTCGTGCCATAATAAACTAGACCCCCACTACCATCAATGCTGAGCTGCCTCACTGAACATCTTATTCTTCTTACCTGGAGATGGAGTAACTAATAAAGTAACTTGTAATctaacttagttacttttaaaatcaattaatcagttagttATTTTCCAAAGGAGTAGCCTAATCAGTAGTCATTAATCAGATTAGTTTTTCAAGGTAACTATGGCAACACTGAACATGATactatcacgttataacgtgatgtgattccttctcaaatctgatttttagacctgactgtccacactgtttctagcaagtgtccaaatcggtCTGTTCAGagtcagactgggccacattaatggcCAATTTGACAAGTTGCCGTGGCAACGCTGGTTTCAATCTAGTTTACAAAAATCGGATcccatgtgatttatgactgttcagacttcataagagccacccggttccaatctagatgggctaaacattggattttggcttgcaATGTGAACCAGCTGACTTAGAAGTGGATGAGGATTTATTGTAGGATggaaataagtaaaaaataaaaaatggacaTAAGAATTTCAAATTATATACAATGGAGTAAGAAATGCAAGCACTATATGGTCCCTAAACAGAGGCACTATGACCTGACAAGATATGTCAGAAGTTGTCTCTTCTGCTATAAGGCAACAAAAAAATGTCCTACATTGAATACATGCATTTGCAGTGAGACTTAATATTTCAAGGACTTCCATGTTTCCAGATGTACAAATGTCCCATAAATCCATCATCTGTGCCATTAAAGTTATTTAACCAGACCAGTGAAGTGTTGTGAGTGTCTTTAaattgtgtttcctgtgttaGTGGAGAGCTGGAGTGTGGGAAAAAATGGTTAATGCTCCATAAATGTGATTTTAGTGTGAAGGCTTGATGAAACAAGGACAGCAGGTGTCACTATATAACCGTTACTAAACATCTCTGCATGGTGACTTTAGATGTTATTAAACCCTGAATACCATCATTTCCAGCCATGCATGCAGCCTTTGTGTGATACAGAGAGAAGTCTACAAACTGCTCCTCGGATGAAGACGAGAGTTGACTTGAGTTTAATCTCTGGATAAACTCTGCTGGGACGGTTGTTGGTACAGCAGCTCTGCGGAGAGCAGCGTCAAACCGGCCGGCAACACAAACACCAGATGTTAAAGAAGACCTTCAGAATAAAGCTGTAAATCCAAAAAAGGTCAGAGATATTtccaaaataaatgatttaataatcGGAAAAAATCCCAATGATGGACTAACTTGTAATTGGTCTTGACTTGTGTTTAAGATTTTAGATATACTGTAAATGACGGGGGGAATAGAAGCTGTTGGGATCAATTTTTATATCCACAATTTAAGTTTCCTGGTAATTTATGCTTTTTATTTACCTGATATAAATTGTTGTAAATCCCATCTTTTCATTACCCACTTGTAGTTGTTTTCTAAAGAGCTGAAGTCACTGTTTTTGAAAACTGTGAAATGATAACACAGCTGGCATGCCTTACGTGCTGTAtagtttgtctttttatatgcaagtaatgattattttctcatcatatcgtttaaaatatcagaaaatagtttaaaaaatagTCCATCATAATTTCCCAGAGCCCAAGATAGCATCTACAGattctttgtttttcacagGGATATTtccattatcaattaatctgtggattattttctcaattaattaattaattaattaattgttttgtccATAAAATATCAGACAATAGTGAAAAATGCTTGTTATAATTCCTTAGAGCCCACGGTTATATCTTCAAACATCAGATCAACAgtcttatataatataatataatataatataatataatataataatacacagTCTGATATTCAGTTTCCTGTCGGGTATGAGACAGAAAAGCTTCTCATTTTCATAATACCAACTGCAAATATTTAGCATTTCTgcctaaaaaaataattaaaataattagtttATAAAAAACATTGCTGCTGATCAATTTTATGTTTATCAATTTATCATTGCAGCTTTACTTTTGAATCTTGAATTAGACATTTAGGGGTATTTCtactgggaaaaaaagactgcagtgataaataaatgataaaactcACATTATCTTTTCATTAACAAATTGTCTCAGCTCTCATTTTTACATAATCTTAATTAGACACTCATTTTCCTAACAAAGCTCGTAAAAAacatggcttttattttgaaacactgTGACAGGAAGTTGCCTCTGCGTTGCGAGCGTCTTGACAGCGTTGCAGAGCTGCAGGTCAGGGAGGTTGAATGAGTGTTTAGTGTTAGAGGGAAGAGTGTGAAAGGAAGAGTTACTATGGCAGGACTTCTACACTTCACTCTGCTTTTGTTTCTACATTGTggatcatttgtttttatttccactgTGGATTCAGATGCAGCTTTTactctgacaggaaacagcaCTAAGGTTCCTACCACAGGAGTTTATAGTAAGACAACAACTGAACCCCCCAAAACCACAGCAACGACTGACCATCACACTGGaggtaaaacaacaacagacagagcagctaccaaagaagaagaagaagaagaagaaggtccTTTGGAGTTAGGTGAGTGTGTATTTACTTTGACTTTTATATTTTAGAAGTTTAAATCTCTTTAATTGATCTCCAATGATCTAAATACAGACTTTATAGTGAACAAATTGAATACTAAAACATGTGTTAAGTGTTCCTTTAATGATTCatagcttttattgtgaaatttgCCACAGGATTACAACTGCATGGAAATATCTTCATGAGGGAATTAAAGCTAATCTGCCAAATGCACTTTTTTATAACTTTGGTAATTGACTATAAATAGAAACAACCATGATGTaacatttttgtgtgtaaatgtgtttctctTGAACAAAGTAcacaaaagtacattttaagggggaaaaaatgtgattttttttgtttgcatcatttaaaaacagatcCAAACTCACAGCTGTTGGAGTTCTGGGAATAATACTCATCAGGTTTCTCACTAACTCACATATATCAAAGGTCTCTTAAAGCACCATCAGGTTTCATGACTCATTGATTTGCAGTTAATGTTGCAGACTCAAGGTTTCCACTGTAAACTAAATATCCTTCAGGGTTCCTCGGAGCTTCTTAGATACTCAGGGTGTGCTGGTTTGCATATCTGCGGTCAGAGAGTCAATGTCCGAGGGTTGGGGGGAGGACGTTCCACATTGTACCCTGTGAGCACTGAGACATTGTAGCCCTGTGTTTCCTTCTGATGAAAACCAGATGCTCAATGTGATGCAAGAAAAGCAAGAAAGAGACTCCTCACACTCTTTAAAAGCAGACATGTGtaatgtttactgtatattcatcTATACATTGAGCTGAATGTAAACATCTGCTGCCAAAAAACTCACACAAAGCatcatttatattaatgtaaagTCTCAGGTTTGAAAGTTGGTTCGTGCTACTTCCTGTGCTCTACAGCGCACTCTGGAGGTGGAAGAAAGAACATAAAGAGTGGAAATAGGGGGAAACATGTAGCCTGGTGATGTTTATATTGTGTAGTAAATATGTTGaatcttatttgtttaattataaGGTTAAATCACTGGACTGGGGCTTTAGAGATGCAGGTAGTCATCTTATTTTGAAGGGGACataacatgctttttgtgattttctgttctgTTATAAAGTTGGATGTTAAATATAGAGTAACTCCTAAAACTTGAAGTAAATGTAAAACGCTCcctgaaagtcaaaagtctgggcTTCTACTTCCTCATCGAACTGACATCAATTTAttaatgcatgcacacaaatggCCGTCCATTCAGCAGCCCAGGTTTGTCCATGAGTTAATCCTAATTAATTGTCCATTTgcatatttcagatcagattctggttcagatttttatttactttttgtttaAATAGTCTAAAAAAACCAGTGAAAGGGGCAGTTACAGGAAATTAACCAATCAtcaggagggggggaggagggggcttaaagagacaggagcgaACACAGCTTGTTTCATACAGAGGCTGATCTGAGTgtctgcataaagagccagtataagataaataaggagttttatgaactataaatcatgcaaaaaatGTTCCAGTGGAGCCTCAGAATATAAACTTAGAGCttgaaatgtgcatgatacatcccttttaatgttatatttaaccaGGCTTGTGGTTTCCCGCTTTTTCCAGTCATTATACTAAGCTAAGATAATCaacttcatatttaacagaaaGAGATCAAAGCGGCTCATTTAACTGCAAGTTAGAAACATACTTTCCAAAATATCTAACTGTTTAGTTTGAAAGTTAAgatttaccctcctgttgtcctcaggtcatggaaggacaggaagaaggaggaaaaggggaaggaagtaaggagagaaggaagggagggagggaggaaggaaggaaggaaggaaggaaggatgaaaagatgaaggaatttaggagagaaggaagggaggaaggaaaggagtaaggacgaaaagaggaaggaatttaggagagaaggaaggaagggaaggaaggaaagaaagaaaggagtaaggagggaaggaggaaggaagggaggaagggaaggaaggaaagaaagaaaggaggaaggaggaaggaaggaaggaaggaaggaaaggagtaaggacgaaaagaggaaggaatttaggagagaaggaagggaggaaggaaaggaggaaggaaggaaaggaggaaggaaggaaggagggaaggaaggaagaaagggcgtaaggacgaaaagaggaaggaatttaggagagaaggaaggaaggaaagaaagaaagaaaggagtaaggagggcaggaggaaggaaaggaggaaggaagggagcaaagaaagaggggaggaggggaagaaggaagggaagaaagaacagtcaaaatagatggGGTcactttgacccgggaggacgacaggagggttaatgcacacacacacaaagtcctGATGATGGTTTATAAGGAATGCATGTTACTCTGCCGTAGAAAGGAGATCCATCAGGAGCATTAAGGTAACAACCAAGCCCAAAACGGTCCTGAAGAAACCCAAAGTCATCGCCAAGAAGCCAAAGGTTGTTGTTAAGAAACCTCAGGTCAAAAAAAGTGGGAACAAGTCAGTGACAAAGGAGACAGTCCCACGTATGTATGAGGAACAGCCTccatagatatatatacagtatgtcaatcagccaatcagatagTAGTAGCAAATAGTTTGATATGCTTTAAACATGCAGGGTTTACTGGGTCAGAACAATTCAAGTGCTCTCTGATGAAGGTTTAGATCAACTTAAAAACTATTTCCTTTtgatatttaaccctttacttactgttcagagtcaaatttgacccattttttaacatttgaaagctgtaaagacatcatatacacatttcttccaGCTGgatttttcctaatgtgatctatacaaaaatggacagataaaatgcatctttttaaacattttttacagcTGATGCATAAAATTGTTCATAAAaaagtgattgtaaatgtctttttcccccataaataaatagaagtaCACTTTGTTTACTTCCTggaagcttcattaaggattaatcaaccATGTATtaatgaatatgaacagtatgtaaagggttaaccttcgtttccttcctccctccctccttactcttttctttctttccttccatccttccttccttccctccctccttccttatttcctccctccctcctaccttccttcctccctcctttcgttccttcttcctcccttccatccttcctttccaccttccacccttccttccctccctccttccttatttcctccctccctcctacctgccttcctccctcctttccttccttcctgcctcctttcattccttcttcctacgttcatccttccttccttctttctcccttccttccttccttccttccttcctcccttcctcccttccttccttgactcgaggacaacaggagggttaaacttgcTTGAGACACTGAATTGTTATTTCAGGTAAACCCGACTCACAGTATAGCatcaaataaaagcattaaactATTTGCTAAATTAACACAATTAAGAGCTGATGGGAGACATACTGTATTTCTAAATCTTTATAAAAATCAACCTAATCTGCTGTTTTAAATAAGCACTAACACTGAACACTGTGTAAATATCTGTACTCTCTCTTATCTGTCGCCAGCATTGCTTCATAAAATcggtttatattcatttatacagtactgtgcaaaaagTTTGAGGCACTTTAGAGGTTTAGATCCTTATCCATTATGCATTACCATCAGGGAAGCGTCTGATCGCTCCCAAATTTATTCTGCAGTAAGACAATGACCCCAAACTTACAGCCAGAGTCATAAAAGGACTATCTTCATCAACGACAATAACAAAGAGTCCTGCGGCAGATGGTTTGGCCCCCGCAGAGCCCCCATCTCAACGTCATGGAGTCAATCTGGGattagagaaagagaaagaagagaaagaagcagctgagacgaagaaatccacagaagaagaaaacgtGTGGCAACTACTTCGAGATGGAGGAACGGCCGATGtgaaaaactgtgtgcaggTCTATAGAGGAGAACTGTTGCTAAGCTACTTcacttttaaccttcctgtcgtgctcccgggtcaaattgaccccgtctgttttgactgttccttccttccttccttccttccgtctgtcctccctccctccctccttctctctttctttccttcctctctctttcctctcttccttcattcctccctccatctccttttcttccttccttccttctgtccttccttctttcctcccttccttccttctctctttctttccttccttccctctttccttccttcctcttttcctttctccctttctccctcccttccttctttcctttccttccttccttccttccttcctcccttccttttcttccttccctctttccttccttcctcttttcctttctccctttctccctcccttcctctctccttctttcctccctccctcccccctttccttcctcccccctttccttcctcccccctttccttcctccctccttctttcctccctccctccctcccccctttccttctttccttttctttcctttcctttcctttccttcctaccttccttcctccctcctttccttccttcttccctccctcctttcctcccttcttccctccctcctttccttccttcttcctcccttccttccttgactcgaggccaacaggagggttaatgcctGCAGCTTTTGCACAGACTCAAGTACTTACTGAtatatttatttcctgtgtcACTTTTAATAATCCTTTAATACTCGTgagcaaagaaacaaacacattttttattattaatcatttaaatgtttcatatttgttCAATTAAGTCTTCTATTAGTATTTTGTCCAGATTGTTTTATCCAACACGGAGGTCTTAAAAGCTGTTTCAAAGTCTGCCATGAATAAAATCTGGTGTTTTTTGGACCAGCAGATTGAGACCCAGAGGGAACTATTTCCTCCAGATAACGGAGTCAAACAGAGCGCTGGTATGATGATGAATAAAAGGAGCGACTTTGTAGGcttgtggaaaaaaatgaagtgcTTTTTGTGTAACAGTGAGCAGAACAGGTGGGTCTAAATGAAGGACACAGCAAGCACAGGAACCAAAGAATGTATCTCTATTTAAGACCAGACCatccaacaaagactgaactaAGGCTGTGTtcaaaaccgcatactacatacttctatactacatacttctatactacatactacatacttctatactacatactatatacttctatactacatacttccatcctacacactacacactaaacgaccggatagtaagcagaccgttgacaccaggggtgtcaaacatgcggctcacaggccagaaccggcccaccgaggggaccaatccggcccactttccttcctgtgtttccttcattccatctgtccttcttaccttccttttttccttcctaccttccttttttccttctgtctttccttccttccttccttccttccttccatctgtccttcattccttctgtccttccttccttccatctgtccttcctcctttctttcctcccttccgtctgtctgtctttcctacctttctgccctccttccttttgcctgtctttccttccttccttcccgtcttatttccttccttccttccttctttccttccatctttttaatgatccggcccacatgagatcaaattggtctgtatgtggcccttgaaggaaaatgagtttgacacatCTGGTTTACAccgtagtaaactacacgataacccacaatgcatttcatcCCTACCTGAGCTGAAATCAACAgactgaagctgatttcattttagctgtaactctgtaaatataccactttatccacatttctaacctttttaggtgagaaagtaaagtagccctttagatcatAGACTGTATTAAAGAAAGCTTCAGATCCACAATGACGTAAGTGAACTGTGCATATATAGAAGGTGTGCTCTAACACATGTCACTGCTTTTTGCTAATGGCTGAGTGGGCGTTTCCATCAACAGGagtgataaaaacaaacaattataatttattttttctccttgtGGAATTTATTTACCCAGATAATCTGCT encodes:
- the LOC128362845 gene encoding GTPase IMAP family member 4-like, with the translated sequence MDLGNLSLNVARLMTFWTSNGPMNLGVNFWWTAKRSGQVDSCSINSAFLNLNIDGNYSNPNMASKFGSDITNNEELRIVMVGKTGIGKSSSGNTILGRECFESKFSPTSMTTDCSKGRGEVFGQQVAVIDTPGLFDTRFDKEKTKKDLSQCISYAAPGPHVFLVVIRLGRFTEEEKQTVQKIQEIFGQAADKYSMVLFTGGDELDTTIEKFLRESPDLQELVARCNGQYHVFNNKLKDEAQVCELLQKIRAIVQENGGSHYTNEMFQEAERAVEKEKQRILKQKEEQIRREQEKLEAKLQEKYEREMKEINARLQAEREREMKENKKEREEMMKKWKNLEKERDRERKETEAQKKKDREDHEKALANMKKRHEEELKKEKQKIQERHENDARQEAESMNPFLNFFLNVCEIVVGIFNTRFLMPTT